Below is a window of Paramagnetospirillum magneticum AMB-1 DNA.
GTCTACGCCTATCCGGGGACGGGGGCCAAGCCCCGGCTGGAATATCTGCGTCCGCGCCCCGGCATGGAACTGGCGGCGGCGTTCCTTGAGACCCGGCGCTATGCCGCCTGGCTGGGCGCCACCACCGAGTTCACCAAGATGGAAGGCCAGACCCATGACGGCGCCGGGCGCCGGCTGTTCACCGCCATGTCCTATGTGGAAGGCGGCATGCTCGATGGCCGCAACGCAGAGCGGCCGCAAGACGACATCCGCCTGACCGGGGACGAGAAGGACCTGACCTGTGGCATCGTCTACCAGAGCAGCCTGTGGCCGGGCCAGTACGACAGCGACGGGCGGCCCATCGCCAGCGACTGGGTGGCGACGGACATGTCGGCCCTGGTGCTGGGGGAGCGCAATGCCGAGGGGGGCGGCAACCGCCACGACAAGTGCCATACCGACAAGGTGGCCAACCCCGACAATCTCAAGTTCTCGCCGGCCCTGCGCACCTTGTTCATCGGCGAGGACAGCGGGAACCACCTGAATAATTATCTCTGGGCCTACAATGTCGACAATGGGGCGCTGACCCGGCTGGCCTGGGCGCCCATCGGCGCCGAATGGACCGGCCTTGCCGTGGTCGAGGGCTTGGGGCGCCACGCCTATATCCTGTCCAACCTCCAGCATCCCGGCGCCGCCGAGGATCTGGCCAAGTATCCCCCCGAGATCCGCGACGAGATGCGCAAGCGCGTCGACCAGCGCGGCGCGGTGGGCTATCTGCGGGGGCTGCCGGCCCTGCGCTGAGGGCGCCGGGTCAGGCCTTGGCCCGTCTCTTGGCGTTTCGGGCCTCGAAGACCTTGAGGACCGTATAGGTCCCCCATCCCACCAGGATCATTCCGGCGGTGAAGGCGCCATAGGACAGGGGCCAGGGAACGCCCTGGGTCATCATGGAGAATTCCGACATTCCGCCGATGCCGGCCAGCACGTTGAGCGGCATGAACACCACGCCGGCCACCGTCAGCTGCGAGACCCGGCGGTTCTGGTTGATGTTGATGAAGCCCACCGTCGCATCCATCAGGAAGTTGATCTTTTCGAACAGGAACGCCGTATGGGTGTTCAGCGATTCGATGTCGCGGATGATCTCGCGGGCGTCTTCCATCTGCATGGTGTTGAGCAGGCGGCCGCGCAGCAGGAATGAGACGGCGCGCTGGGTATCGAGCATGTTGCCGCGAATCCGGCCGTTGAGGTCCTCCTCCTCGGCGATGTTGCCCAGGATGCGGGCGGCGTCGGAATCGCTGATGTTCTCGCTCAACACCTTGCGGCCGACCCGGCGCAGCGTTTCGTAGGTGTCTTCAAGGGCGTCGGCGGAATATTCGATGTCGGCGCCGTAAAGGGCCAGCAGCAGGTCCTTGCAATCGGACACTTCGCCCGGCTGGCTGCGCATGCGCAGCCTCTGCAGGCGGAACACCGGCAGCTCCTCGCTGCGCACGGTGAACAGGGTGTCGGCATGGACGATGAAGGCCACCGGCACGCTGCGGGACTGGCCGTCGCGGTCCAGCAGGAAATTGGAGTGGAGGTGAAGCTCGCCGTTCTCCTCCACATAGAAGCGGGCGCTGACCTCCAGATCGGTCAGATCCTCGGGGTCGGGCAGTTCCAGGCCGAAATGCCGCCCGAGCCAGCCCCGTTCCGACTTGGAGGCGCCCAGGGTATCGATCCAGATCGGCCGCAGCCCTTCCATCTCGCTGCGCGACACCACCTGGATGATCCGCATGCGGCCGTCCACCAGTTCACAGGCCGTGACCTCGCCGCTGAGGAATTGCGGCTCGACATTGCCCGCCAGATGCTCGCCCAGCGCGCTGGAGACCTCCCACAGAACATCGTTCATGCGGTCCTGCGCCACATGGCGCCACAGCAGCCTGGCGTCGTCGGGGGAAACGCTTTCCAGTGACCGGCCGATCTCGCCGGCCGACAGCCGGGACAGCAGCATCCGCAGCTCGGCGGTGTGCTGGTTGTGCACCACCGTCTCGACCAGTTCCGGGCGGCGCGTGGCCTGGGCCCGCAGCATGTCCTCGATGATCTTGTGCTTGCTCAGCAATTCGGTCACGGCCAACAGCGACATCAATTCTCGCCCGAATTATGGGGTGGAAAGCCAAAGACCATGCGCAAGCGGCCCGGCGAATTCAAGGGTGCGCCTTCAGCCGTCTGAAAGTTGTCATGGAATGGTCACCGGCACGGTCATCCCATGACATCAAATCTTCACGAGCCTTCGGCCAATGCCCATCGATAATGCCACACCCCGTTGGAAAACCCGCATGGAGGCGACGCGTGCTTCAGAATTTCTGGATCGGAACCGATTTCGCCAAGCTGCTGTCGTCGCTGCCCGTGTCCAATGACGGCGTCAAGGCCATGCTGGAAAGCCAGGCAAGGAATCTCGCGGCGCTGGAAGAGGCCAATCAGCACGCCATCGACGCCTTTCACGCGGTCTTCAAGCGGCAGAACGAAATTCTCCATGCCGCCATCCAGGAAAGCGCCAAGCTGGTCTCGGCCCCCGAGGAGGCCTTTTCCAAACAGGCCGAGATCGCCCGGACGGCCACCGAACACACCCTGGACAATCTTCGCCGCATGTCGGAAATGCTGGCCGCCGCCTCGGAAAAGGCCGCCGCCGTCCTGAACCAGCGGGTGAGGGAGAACATGGAGGAGCTCAAGACCATCTCCAGGCCGGAATAGCCCCGGCCCGGGGCTCGCGGGCGATCGCGGATTGCGCTTGAAAGCGATATCGCTTCGATATACAGTTACCTCCATAACGCGGCGTTCGCCGCTCCGCCCTGGAGGCAATCATGACCCCCCCGAACAAGTCCAAGAAGCCGGCCGCGGCGCAGCCCGACGCTGCTCCCGCTCCCGCTCCCGAAGTCACCGAGGCTCCCCAGCCCGCCGCCGCAGCGGAACCCGCCGCCAAGCCCGTGGTGGCGAAGAAGAAGGCCGGAGCCAAGCCAGCCGCTTCGCCCAAGGCCAAGAAAGCCGCGCCCAAGGCCAAGAAAGCCGCGCCCAAGGCGGTGAAGGCCAAGCCGGCCGTGGCGCCGGAGCCGGTCGCCGAAGAGGTCGCCGACGGCGACAAGGTGGCTAAGAAGGTGAAGAAGGACAAGAAAAAGGACAAGAAAAAGGATAAGAAGAAGAAAGAGGCCGTGATCATCCGCTTCGATGATCAGCAGCTTCCCCAGGTGGATGCCCGGGCCGAAGCCCTGGGTCTGTCGCGGGCGGCTTGGGTCCGCATGGTGGTTGCCCAGGCCCTGGCGAAATCCTGATTGCCGTGCCCGCTCCTGGGCCGCAGCCCAGGGGGCGGGAATCACCCCGGAAAGTTCCACTCCATGACCGACGTCGCCGCTCCTCTCCCGTCTTCCCGGACCCATCTTGGCGTCCAGGTCCTTCTTCTGGGCGAAAGGCTCGACACCCGGCGCCTGGAGGAAGGCGTGGTGCTGGCCACCGCGCCGCTGATCATCCGCGCCGGGCGGGCGGGGCATGCGGTGCTGTTCCGCTATGGCGTGGTGGTGCTGTTCAACCTCGACCCCATGGAGGAAGCGGTCTTCCTGACCTCGCTGGGCAAGCTGGTCGCCGAGCCGCTGCCGGTGCAGGAGCGGGAATCGGCCGAGGTGGTGATCGCCCCCGACGGCGACGACCACCTGGACAAGGAGGGGCGGATCTATCTGTCCGATGCCTGTCCCGAACGCCTGCAACTGGTGGCCGAGGTGCTGGCCCGCGAACTGGTCCTCGAACATTACGAGACCCGCATCGCCCGGGTGTTCGATGCCATCGAGCCCCTGGCCGCCTCGCTGGCCCGCGGCAATCTGCGCCGCCTGAAGACCAAGGACCTGCTGGTTCAGATCGGCGAGGTCCTGCTGGCCGAGCACCGGATGGTGGGGCGCGTCCAATTGCTGGAAAGCCCGGAAGTGCTGTGGATCAAGCCGGAGTTGGAGCGCCTGTTCGTCCGCCTGGAACGGGAATACGACCTGACCGCCCGGGACAAGGCCCTGGACCGCAAGCTGGAGGTGATCTCCGACACGGCGGAGACCCTGCTGGACCTGATCCAGACGCGCAGCAGCATGAAGGTCGAGTGGTATATCGTCGCCCTGATCGTCCTCGAGGTGCTGCTCACCACCTACGACATGTTCCTGGCCAATTAGAGGCCGGAGCCTATCCCCGGCGCGGGCCGCACAGCCGGGCCTGGCGTTGCGCCTGCTCTTCCTCGGCGGCGCAGAAGCTGCAGTGTCGGGCGTGGGGATTGACGGCGATCCGCTGGGGCTCGATGGGGT
It encodes the following:
- a CDS encoding TraR/DksA C4-type zinc finger protein, which codes for MDDIDCAAERIEAFRDVALKAVLNRMTGPRSSGICKTCYDPIEPQRIAVNPHARHCSFCAAEEEQAQRQARLCGPRRG
- a CDS encoding RMD1 family protein, with the protein product MTDVAAPLPSSRTHLGVQVLLLGERLDTRRLEEGVVLATAPLIIRAGRAGHAVLFRYGVVVLFNLDPMEEAVFLTSLGKLVAEPLPVQERESAEVVIAPDGDDHLDKEGRIYLSDACPERLQLVAEVLARELVLEHYETRIARVFDAIEPLAASLARGNLRRLKTKDLLVQIGEVLLAEHRMVGRVQLLESPEVLWIKPELERLFVRLEREYDLTARDKALDRKLEVISDTAETLLDLIQTRSSMKVEWYIVALIVLEVLLTTYDMFLAN
- a CDS encoding magnesium and cobalt transport protein CorA, translating into MSLLAVTELLSKHKIIEDMLRAQATRRPELVETVVHNQHTAELRMLLSRLSAGEIGRSLESVSPDDARLLWRHVAQDRMNDVLWEVSSALGEHLAGNVEPQFLSGEVTACELVDGRMRIIQVVSRSEMEGLRPIWIDTLGASKSERGWLGRHFGLELPDPEDLTDLEVSARFYVEENGELHLHSNFLLDRDGQSRSVPVAFIVHADTLFTVRSEELPVFRLQRLRMRSQPGEVSDCKDLLLALYGADIEYSADALEDTYETLRRVGRKVLSENISDSDAARILGNIAEEEDLNGRIRGNMLDTQRAVSFLLRGRLLNTMQMEDAREIIRDIESLNTHTAFLFEKINFLMDATVGFININQNRRVSQLTVAGVVFMPLNVLAGIGGMSEFSMMTQGVPWPLSYGAFTAGMILVGWGTYTVLKVFEARNAKRRAKA
- the phaP gene encoding TIGR01841 family phasin (Members of this family are phasins (small proteins associated with inclusions such as PHA granules). Note that several different families of phasins have been named PhaP despite very little sequence similarity to each other.), which codes for MLQNFWIGTDFAKLLSSLPVSNDGVKAMLESQARNLAALEEANQHAIDAFHAVFKRQNEILHAAIQESAKLVSAPEEAFSKQAEIARTATEHTLDNLRRMSEMLAAASEKAAAVLNQRVRENMEELKTISRPE